A segment of the Gemmatimonadota bacterium genome:
CAGGTGTTTCGCTGCTCATGTCAAACCCGGTTTGTTCCGGCGATGCCGGTTAGTGTATGGCAAATCCGGCGCGGGGATTGAACTCCACGCCATCCGCGCGAGTCGCAATGATCCAGGCCGCCGCGGGGCGGCCGTCCTTCATGGGATTCCCGGTTATGCTCAGCATGGTGCCAGGGGAAAGGTCGCTCCGTCGAATGCCCGCCCGCATCAGCGTGCTGGGACCTTCGGCTTCAAAGCCCCATGTCGTGACGGTGCCATCCTCGTTTGTCACATACACCAGCAGCCATGAATGCGGATTGGTGTACTGAAATTCCTTGACGACGCCTTCCAGCGTGACTTCTTTCTCGAAATCGAACATGAAAGCGGAGTGGTGA
Coding sequences within it:
- a CDS encoding DUF6152 family protein; translation: MSEFRDRSMPHAAKKRSTDLEHSMRKFVAIGLGAVALLIGSASLGHHSAFMFDFEKEVTLEGVVKEFQYTNPHSWLLVYVTNEDGTVTTWGFEAEGPSTLMRAGIRRSDLSPGTMLSITGNPMKDGRPAAAWIIATRADGVEFNPRAGFAIH